The window ACCTCGACTCCAAGTTCCGTCAGAACTGGGAAGGCGCGCGGGAGGCCGGCGTGGCGCGCGGCGCCTACCACTTCGTCTACTGGTGCCGCTCCCCCATGGAGCAGATGCGCTGGTTCGAGCAGAACGTGCCCAACGAGCCCGGCATGCTGCCCCCCGTGCTCGACGTCGAACTCACCCCCACCTCGCCGACCTGCAAGCGCACGCTCTACCGCGAGCAGACCGTGCGCGAGATCCGCACGATGCTGGAGGAGATGGAGCGCTTCTACGGGCGCAAGCCGGTCATCTACGCCACCGTGGACTTCTACGCCGGCATCCTGTCGGGCGGCGCGCTGAACGACTTCCCGATCTGGGTGCGCTCCACCAAGTACCACCCCAACGTCCGCTATCCGGGCCGCAAGTGGCACTTCTGGCAGTACCAGTCGGACGCCCACGTGGCGGGCATCCGCGGCAAAGTCGACCGCAACGCCTTCTTCGGCTCGCCCGACCAGTTCGCCGAGTTCCTGCAGGGCGTCGACCTGCCGCTGTGAGGGTGGGGGCTCACAGCTTCTTCGGGTTGCCGGGCAGGATCGTGAAGGCGTAGCGGCTGCCGCTCTCGTCGACGAAGGCGCCGGAGGTGCCCTGGACCTCCACGGCGCGGCACTCCTCGTCCTCGTCGTCGACGCGGGTGCAGAGCCGGTCGCCCTTGAGCTCCCATCGGCCGCCGGCCTTGCCGTCGCCGTCAACGATGGTGAGAGCGCCGTCGGGGGCGAAGAGCTCGGAATAGGGGCCGTCCGGCGTCGTGCCGGTCACGGTGTTGCCGACCACGCGCGCCCAGGCCGCGGGCCCGGTGAGGGCGTCGTCGGCGCGGGCGGGAGCCCGGGTTCCGGCGAAGGCGAGGATCGCCGCAAACAGGGCCCACCGTCCGTCCATCGCACCGTCCCCGCTCCGCTTCGAAGGCTTCAACGCCCGTCGTCCCGATCCGTCCCACAGCCCGCGGTGAGCGCCGCCCATGTTCTTCGTCCTGTCCAAGGTCCTGTGGGTCGTGACGGCCCCCACCAACCTCCTCGTCGGGCTCGCGCTCGCCGGCGCGCTCGCGTCCCTCGCCGGGAGGCGCTGGGGCGCCCGGCTGGCCTTCGGCGCCGTCCTGGCGCTGCTCCTCTGCGGCGCCCTGCCGGTCGGCCGGCTGATGCTGCGCCCGCTGGAGGACCGCTTCCCGCAGCCCCCGCTCGACGGGCCGCCCCCGGCCGGCATCATCGTGCTCGGCGGCGCGATCGACCAGGTGATCGGCGCCGCGCGCGGCCAGGTCACCGTGCCCGACGCCGCCACGCGCCTCACCGCGGGCGCCGCTCTGTCGCGGCGCTTCCCCGGCGCGCTCCTGGTCTACACCGGCGGCTCGAACGCGCTCCTGTCGGAGGTCGGTGACGAGGCGGCCGACGCGAAGCGGCTGTGGGTCGACCTCGGCGTCGACCCGGACCGCGTCCTGCTGGAGCGCGCGTCCCGCAACACGGAGGAGA is drawn from Lichenibacterium dinghuense and contains these coding sequences:
- a CDS encoding YdcF family protein — its product is MFFVLSKVLWVVTAPTNLLVGLALAGALASLAGRRWGARLAFGAVLALLLCGALPVGRLMLRPLEDRFPQPPLDGPPPAGIIVLGGAIDQVIGAARGQVTVPDAATRLTAGAALSRRFPGALLVYTGGSNALLSEVGDEAADAKRLWVDLGVDPDRVLLERASRNTEENAHLTRDLVHPKPGQRWILVTSAYHMPRSVGLFRAAGFDVVPDPVDYRSTGTARDLAPTSDLGAGLRRLDVAAREWIGLLAYRASGRIAEVFPAP
- a CDS encoding glycoside hydrolase family 25 protein yields the protein MNLKRAFGILLAALSLAGCSAAPLPPTTSFGGPLPDAFAVHGIDVSKYQGNIDWNAVRDSGVQFAWIKSTEGGADLDSKFRQNWEGAREAGVARGAYHFVYWCRSPMEQMRWFEQNVPNEPGMLPPVLDVELTPTSPTCKRTLYREQTVREIRTMLEEMERFYGRKPVIYATVDFYAGILSGGALNDFPIWVRSTKYHPNVRYPGRKWHFWQYQSDAHVAGIRGKVDRNAFFGSPDQFAEFLQGVDLPL